From Rhodamnia argentea isolate NSW1041297 chromosome 10, ASM2092103v1, whole genome shotgun sequence, a single genomic window includes:
- the LOC115739198 gene encoding calreticulin-3-like, with translation MESLLLLLLSLSSLSLSRFALAEIFFEERFEDGWKDRWVLSDWKRAEGKAGTFKHTAGKWSGDPDDKGIQTHNDAKHYAISAKIPEFSNKDRTLVVQYSIRFEQDIECGGGYVKLLSGYVNQKKFGGDTPYSLMFGPDICGPQTKKIHLILSYQGQNYPIKKDLQCETDKLTHFYTFILRPDASYSLLVDNRERETGSLYTDWDILPPPKIKDVKAKKPADWDDREYIDDPNDAKPEGYDSIPKEIPDPKVKKPVDWDEEEDGIWRPPKIPNPAYKGPWKRKKVKNPNYKGKWKTPWIDNPEFEDDPDLYVMKPIKYVGIEVWQVKAGSVYDNILVCDDPHYAKQVVEDHFERNREVEKDAFEEAEKERRAREEKEAERAKVESEKRKKARDSRGRHSRRHDPHDYLDDYHDEL, from the exons ATGGAGTCGCTACTTCTTCTGCTGTTGTCCCtcagctccctctctctctcccgctttGCTCTCGCGGAGATTTTCTTCGAAGAGCGTTTCGAAG ATGGGTGGAAAGATCGGTGGGTGTTGTCTGACTGGAAGCGGGCTGAAGGGAAGGCTGGTACGTTTAAGCATACAGCTGGGAAATGGTCGGGAGATCCTGATGATAAAG GTATCCAGACTCATAATGATGCAAAGCATTATGCAATATCAGCAAAGATACCAGAATTCAGCAACAAAGATCGGACTCTAGTCGTCCAATATTCAATTAGGTTTGAACAGGACATTGAATGTGGCGGTGGTTACGTCAAGCTTCTATCTGGTTATGtcaatcaaaagaaatttggtgGCGATACTCCATATAG TTTGATGTTTGGGCCAGATATATGTGGCCCACAGACGAAGAAGATTCATCTAATACTTTCCTACCAAGGGCAGAATTATCCAATCAAAAAGGACCTGCAATGTGAGACTGACAAGTTGACTCATTTCTACACATTTATACTTAGGCCAGATGCTTCATACAGTCTATTGGTTGATAATCGTGAGAGAGAAACAGGAAGTTTGTATACAGATTGGGACATCCTTCCGCCGCCGAAAATTAAGGATGTGAAAGCAAAAAAG CCGGCAGACTGGGATGACAGGGAATACATCGATGACCCTAATGATGCCAAACCAGAG GGATATGATTCCATTCCTAAGGAGATTCCAGatccaaaagttaaaaag CCTGTTGACTGGGATGAGGAAGAGGATGGCATATGGAGACCACCTAAAATCCCAAATCCTGCATATAAAGGACCCTGGAAAAGAAAG AAAGTCAAAAATCCTAACTACAAGGGTAAATGGAAGACTCCTTGGATAGATAACCCAG AGTTTGAAGATGATCCCGACCTTTATGTAATGAAGCCAATCAAGTATGTGGGAATAGAAGTTTGGCAG GTGAAGGCTGGTTCTGTTTATGATAATATATTGGTCTGCGATGACCCACATTATGCAAAGCAAGTTGTAGAAGATCATTTTGAAAGGAACAGAGAG gTTGAGAAGGATGCCTTTGAGGAAgctgagaaagagaggagagctCGGGAAGAAAAG GAGGCTGAAAGAGCCAAAGTGGAAagtgaaaagaggaagaaagcaAGGGATAGCCGTGGGAGGCACTCCAGACGG CATGACCCGCATGATTACTTGGATGATTACCAT GACGAGCTATGA